TGCCCATCTTTCTAACATTTTGTCTGGGTTTACACCTTTTTACTCAAATAAATTTTACTGTAgtaaggaaagagaaaagaacaagtGTTTCCTTGCAATTCAGAAACATAAATCTTTTTAGCAGTTCTGGCTTTTCATCTTTTCATAGATCTCAGGTTTTTCATCTTATCATAGATCTCATTCTTATGTGGAAATCAAGATGCAGATCCATGCATTTGTCTGAAAAACCTATTCATAAAACTCGTTCTTATGTTTTTCGTGGTTGGAATGTTGCAAGTTATTGTGTTTCCATTAGTACTAATCGCCTCTAAAGTAACTTCTCCTTTCCTCCTCACTTTCAGGGAAATTACCCTTCTACTCCTCTTGCATCCGCCATGGAACCACCCGAGGACTCCATCGCTACTCTTGTCTCAATGGGGTTTGACAGACATGCAGCAAGGCAGGCTCTCGTGCGGGCTAGAAATGACATAAATGTGGCGACAAACATCCTACTAGAAGCACAGGGCCATTGATTGAAACCAGTGAAATTTTGCTactaaacaaaaacaaaaaaaaaggaagctgGGTTGATGAGGAACTGAAGATTAATAATCACCTATCCATCTAGGGAGAAAATGTCTAGGAGACTAACTAACGATCCGCCTAAACCCAGATCAAATCTGCTATCAGGAAGCTGACAAGGAACGGGTGggacttttttatttttcttgtttctttgtcACCATCCTGAGCTGttagtttggagttatttaaATTATACACTAGTGGAACTGTCAGATTATGAGCCTGTACATTTTGCTTACGGTGTATTTGCGTTGCACATTTTTAGTTAAATGCACTCAAAAGCTTTGTATAGTTTCAGCTCCAAAATATGTGCAGCTGTCCACTTATGGGTCACTGGTTCTCTTCTGATattatttgagaaaaaaaaaaaaaaaaagagtaaagagTTATTGTATTAGAGTTAATGGATGATCTCCACTCCTACTTTTTGCTGACCAGCTAGAGATCTTAAGAAGGAACTGCGTACATGTCTCAAGGACATTTTGTACTAATTACAAATTAACTGAAGACTGAAATAGTAAGGGTAAAGGAAAACACTTCTTGTAGTTAATTAAGTGACTTTCACTATTCATTTTCGTCCTTAGAGATAAACGAGCTGTTTTGTCACAAAGAAAATGGACAAAAGGAAAGAGGAGGGAGGTGTTACTAGCTGTTGGGTTTCCAAATATGGTAGTTTACCCCAACCGAGTAAAGGGTGTCCTCGATGCACGAGATTCCCACAACTGCaaggtctgaggagggtcataatgtacacaaagaagaggctgtttccagactcgaatccATAACCACttacttggtcacaatggactGATGGAGGACTTTATTGTTGCATCAAGTACCCCAACCGAcacgtaagggtgtcaattacAAACCGAACCAATAAGTAGAATACGGTTATTTAAAATTGAACCGAACTGATCCATTAATAAACGGTTCTGTTTTGATTTTAAAGTCTAATAATTGATAGGTGACCGTAAACCATTATACTGattaaatatttataattttccCTACGTTTATTATGTGAAGATTGGGGGGACGATGTGAGCACTGTTTACAATTCAGATTCAAGAACTCTCGAATCAGTCCACAGATCCCAAAAAGgggaatttctagggttttgagtgtgAATTGGAAATGTTTGATCAGTCAAAATTGGAATCGGTTTAGTGTAGTAAATAAATTCGAGTGAAACCTACCCTACTCCTTCATAACCATTATTcccgatttttaaaaccatggatgTGAGGATTTCAAACGCTAATCCTAATCCATCCCTTCAGAACAAGATTTATTCTTCAAGTTAGACTGCCCCTAAGCTTGAAAACTTCTGAGCAGTTCTTTCGAGAAGACAATATTGTACTAAAAGCAATTAAATATTCACACTATTTTCAAGGTTTTAAAGTTAACCCAAGTACAAGTCCATACTCCATAGAGAAGAGTAGAAAGCGTCATGCCTCATTGAATCAAAATTTCCACCTTCATATCTGTCTTACATCAATGCATTCCAGGTTTCCAACAACCAGAATCCACTTTTCAAttttaaaacaccaaaaaccTGAATGAAGAAACTGGTTTGGTTATTTAAGCACCAAAACCATACCTCAACTGCAATCTCCCACGACAATGTCTCATCAATCAGTACTTATAGCTGCTATTCATATATCTCCATCATACAAGAAGAGGTCATAAAAAGATGGTTGAGCAATGACTCTTTACATCGGCTGTTTTCTGAATATTGCAAAATTCAGGTTTTATTTCAGAAAATGCTCTCGAACTTGATTGCTCCATTTAGCCCTCCTCTATTTGCTGTGTATGAGGAATGGGCTAGGCTTGTCCTTGCTACCTCAGTTGAAGCACAAAGCCATAACCTCTGGCTAATATTTTCCACTAGGGGCTACTATACAGTGCTGATGTCTACTCTGCTTTTGTGAATCTGAAAGGCTGGAGTAATCCAGCTCCCACAGCTACACTGGATGCCTGACCAGTTGAAGTAACCCAACCGAGACTCACAATGAGCGCATGACAGTTTACCTTCCATCCCACCTTCTTCAACTAGATgagaaaagataagaaattcaagaacaaaTGAAAGTGTAAATAATTTCAAGAATTCACGAACCTCACATATGTAAATGAACATGACATAGATGTACATACTACCATTAATTGGGTTTCACCTAAAGATACAATTGACATGTATCACcataaaaattcattaaaaaaaaagaaattctgGAGTGCAAATATGAAAATCATTATATTACCAATCCACTTGAGAGATTTGTCACAAATATAACTTCCTAACCCTAGTAGGAGAGCTGTAATGGCGTATGCAAAAGTTATGGACCTTATGGCCATAGGTGAATGCAAAGTTATACTAATTCGAACAGGCCTTAATCTAAAGATGGGAAATTTTTGACATAAGGCTAGTTAGTTCATACCTGTAGTCATCCATCGAAGGGGCTCAACAAAGACAGATGAGCACTCATGCTCATCAAACTTGTTAAAGGGATTTCCACTTTTTCGCTTTTTCCACTCGAAGGATGTCTCACCCTCGCCTGGTATGTGACTAACAACATTATCTTCCAATGCAACAACTCTACGGCACTTTTTACAGCGGTAAGCCGGAGTGGATTTAGCTTCTCCATTTGGAGATTCTACTACCTCCGAAGAGACTACTTCTGAGGAGGGCACACCAGGATCAGGCCCAAATTTGGAGCTGTCAATCTTCTCCCCGCGGTTATACAAATCACCTGAAATGGCCAATTGATATGAACATAGAGCCTCCAAAACAGAAACTTGGAAGAGTTGTCAAGATAAATGTAGAGTAAATATATAGATCAATACAACAAACACAAGGTACCTCATTGATACCAAATagaaatggtgtagcagagaaTGCAATAATGAATTGTTATCCAAGGTGGCAATTTGGTCAGGCGGACCAAGCCAGATCCAACCCTAGTAACTGAAATATTGCTGTTTAACCCCATCTAACTGAAGAATCAACCTCAGGAGCTCAACTTAATCCCATGTCAAATGTACTAAACCTAACAGGATTAAGGTTGGCCCAGTGAAGGCCCCGGGGTGAGAactggtggggggggggggggaggggatgcAGCTAAATGAGAAAAATGTACATCTCCTCACTTTTATTAAAGAACATCAGGACGGTATTGTGAATGTTATTTAGGATGACTGGATGTTGGAAGGGAATCCTGAcctttcctcttttatttaGTCTCCCAACTAGTGTTCCGATGTCAGCGGCAGCGTTCTGGATGGAAAAAACACCCAACGTTCTCCCCACTCATCCTTTCCCATTTCTCCCCCTTCGACAACAGTGCATCTTATTGTACTTGTAACAGGATTAACGTAGAACCGACTGCATGTTTCATTTAATAATTTCTTTTGGTTGGTCATCCGATGCTTCATCCTAAGCCCAAAAGAAATTCTTTCATGTCAAACACACTATACTTAAATACTGAGGTAAGTCTATTTCAGCTTAAGCACAATTCAAACTACAACCTAGAATTGTAGAGTTTCAGGACCTTCACTTAATGGATTGACACCTCGAAATCTTTTGTTCTTATGATGCTAACCAGCTTCCCTCTTCTTTCTGGACATGGTTCTCtgttaaaaaagaaaagtagaatTTGTAAAGAAATGATGAGTAACTGATTGAAGCTTTGGATATCATGGTCATCATCTTTTTTCAGGTCTTTCAGGAGTCATGGTGACCATGAAGGATGAAGCCGGAAGGCACTAAAATGATTAACCACATCGAGGCAATCCACTTCCATAAGAACAACAGTcaacaaaaggaaagaaaaaaggatgatAATGGCATAGCAATAAGTACACATGAATATGAATATAACTAAAAGTTATGTGGTTTCCAGCTCTCCATTCTATGATGCGGTATGGTATCCTACTATCCTGTCATAAAAATTTGCCCCAAAGAGTAAAAAGACAGCTAAAACAGAACCTCAACACCAATCAACCTCGTTGTAAAGAGAAAATAGATGCTGTTAGGGGAAAAATGATCACTCACACAATCAAAGGATTACTAAAGATTAGGGTTGTACTGGCTGTCATTTTGTTTAGCAAAGTAGAACTTAAACCAGTTCCATTACCTGCCTATTAACCCACTTTCTCCCATAAACAATCACCACTAAACCACTCCTCATAATCTGCTCTTTCAGATGGCCATTGCTTTGCCCATTTCTTCGCGATCCAAGACATTCACCAATGGGTCTAAGAGAAATGCAATCTAAGAAACAATATAACCACATGATCCTAGCATCAAAACTCAGTTTGCTATTTTTACAATAAAGACATTATGGCTTTATAGTTGAGATATCAAAGATCTCAAAACTAGAACATAAGGGTAGTATGACAATATTAAGTGTGTAAAGAGTTCTTGTTGATGAATGAGGTTTGCCTAGCATTTACATTTCATCCAATAAACTAAAGCTCAGTTTTGACCCAACATAAAAAACAATGGAAACCGGGGGGGGGCTTATTTAGAGAGGAAAGCAAGATCAGAAACAATACTTACCCAATACTTTCAAGCGAAATCGTTTATATATGGGGCTTGCGGGATCAACATTGAAACCCATTTCTTCAAACATTTTTAACTGCATGTAAAAGGGGGACAAATCACTATGacataaaaaaaatgttacaaTGGGCTTCAATATTCTTTCAGTGTTGCCTTGCAAAACATAAAATCAGGATAGCACTCCCTCTTATCACCTGTTCCAGAAAACCATCATTGGGGCAAACAAACTCACAGCTTTGGCGTAAAGATTCAAGTGCATCTGCAGGATTATAGAGAAAACGACATTGTAAAGTAAAATGATGAAACAAATACAGAAATCTAACTGTTGAACCCTCCTACTTCATCACTATGCAAAAAGTTAGATTtacaataacaaaaataaaaaataaataaataaaataaagccccaaaaccagAAACAATGTGTACAGTAAAACATATGAAAATACTGCAAAAATGGATCTGTTGAATACCTTCTTGAGATAGTTGCTCAGTTTTCATCAGATATGCTGTAATGATAGCGGCACTGCAACGAATAAACAAGCAAAGAAGGGTGTAAACCCTGAGAAATATATAGACTGAAAAATGTATGCTATGAAGGCAGGTCTGTTCTGCTAAACTCCATGCCATCAAATCTCAACATTGATAAACAGGAACAAAAAATAACACTTTCGAAGATGGAAATTTAATGTGGGAAAGCTGGAGAAAAGGATAAACAGTTGCTCATATGGTTCTTGACTTCTACAAACTGGTCAAATATATTTTTGTGCATGGGTAATAATGATGACAAAATTGCAGGTTAGAAGGGAAACACGCCACACCCTTAAGGGGCAGATTTAACATACGTAAGAGGTTTATGTGCTGTGGCTTCATCTTGTGAACCCAATAATGCGTTCTCATGGGAACGTTGATCGTTGACTATAAAAAAAAGTGACCTTTATTACAGGTTTTGCCTTTTCATAGCTTCTATTCATttactcttttttcttcttttttttttaagtttcttcCTATCATCTCCTGATCCTTCCAGACCAACCTGTCTAGGCCCTTGCCAGCTTCCTCAGTTCAAGTTGGGTTAAGGCATATCAGGCCAAGGTATGATGAGATAAAAAAGAAGTATcaacaaaaagcaaaaaagtaacAAACGtccccattcctcttcctaaCAAACCTAGATGCATAAAATTTTTTGGTCACACAACCAGAGaactaataagaaaagaaagatgaaaagagTGTATTTTCAATACCAAATTACCCACATTGGTGCATACAACCAAGACTAAAGAAATCACTGTTATAAGCATTTGTGACAGGATGTCAGAACTCGGAAATCATTCTAGGCTCTTTATGCATGAGCATGAAACAATAAGGACTAAAAACCTCCTGAGAATGTAttatagatttttctttttaaataacaaatttGTAGATAGAGTTTTAATGGGAAAAATTTTATAGATAGAAAAAGAAGACTGCCTAAACAGTTACGGATACCCATGAATAGGCGAGGATGGGGGCTACAAGTGCAGCAGATTTGGTTGTGTCAGCTAAGCTGCCATGTCATAGATATGGCTAACTTTTCTGCTAAGTCATGGGGAATAGACAGTGCCACTGATCCTCACCAAATTTCATCATACAATATGTGAGATCAATCAGAAGAAGAGAAATCCATCCTTTCTCATgttctccacccccccccctcctcccttcTTTGACAGCTTCCTCTTACTAAAATACATCAGTTGAAACCTTTGTCTTGGGGATTGATATGACATGGATGATAGACAACTGCATGTGCATCTAAGGATATAACATTCTTGTTGCTAGGAAAGATGAAAATACCATTAATATAGAGGTGACAACTCCTAAAGATGTTAAAAATTAAAGTTGCTATCTTGAAAGAGAATCAACTTTCATGCAACAAGATAATAAGGTTGTCCATGATAACACAaaatttaatctttttttttcccaaacttatttctattttattcgACTTAAACCTCAATACATCTAGTTGAAATGCTAATAACAAGCTCACAAAGCTATCATGCTCAGGACATAATTGCATAATGAGGCTCAACCATGTACTTAAGGAGTACACAATGTAAAGTGGGACCCGAGGGAAAATTTGTAGCTCCACCCTGGCCAAGGCAGGAACTTCCCAGTCAAGGATTAGAAATGACTGAACTTCCAAATAGTGGAAATCATTAGGAGTTTGCCCCCATATCTTAAATGGAAACTATTTTAGTAGAAACTCAAGCAAGCAATTTGGTGTCTGGTGACGGACCTGATGGCATGAAGTatactaatattaaaataatcaattttatgCCACTCCAAATAATGCAACCAAATTAGTCGTTTTCGTCTTATTATATTATTCATTTGTTTCAGATGATGTTCTATCTGGTAAGGACTATTTAGTTACTACTTAtccttttattgtttatttgttAATAATAGAAACTTGTGCCATGAGATTGACACAAAACATTGAAAGTTAAAGATAATATTTTATCATATGGCTATAAGAAATTTCACGCTTCATGGAGCACAATGCTGAGCATCCCCAACACATGCATAAAATGAGCATAACTGAGATGAGAATGATAATATAGATGAGTGACAAGACATTaaggcaaggtttaaagtatcggtatcgggtatcgtattggagagatgcaagatatgctaaagatatgtatggaaatggtcaagaaacgtatggaaatgcttaggatacATGCAATATACAGTACAGTGAGACAAATGCACTCAATTGGttatatataaaggatgaggtttcttacatgtactaataccaaaTTTTTTTAGGCATCATCTCGGTACCTTAAAGATACGATATGTATCGATTAGTATTGGAGCATATGaaaggatacttaaaaccttagAGTAAAGGAACCCAGAGGTAGCACTAATAGTGGCaaaacaaagcaaaacaaaCTAAGAGAGTTCAATCAtgtaaaacaaaacaaaaataggtGAATCAGGATCAAGAAATCATATAGTCCAAGTTGAAGGAACTAGAGAAACAATAAGAAAGTAAAAGAACTTGGATTTAAATAGTAAGAAAGAAAGTGTTTAACAGAGAGAATTGAAAGGTGGAACAGGAGTCGCATAACTGACCACAAGTAGTTGGGATAATAAGATTTTCTTTCCCCCTAACAAAAGTTCTAATTTTACAAATTCACATAACATATAATTCAGCCAATTCCAATATTCAACAAAGATAAATAGGTGCTGCCTGAAAACCATCACTTCTTGTGACAAAAAATCGAGGGATTGGattatagtttgataaataATGCAATCTATTTATTGCAAAACTTAAACCTAGGAAATAGATATCTGAGATGGAAGATCAATTTGGGAGCATCCAATGTCTTGTACTTCTCTTTACAAAACGTATGAAAACGTGCCAATATAGAAAgtaatggaaaaaaataaagaaatacccAATCTGAAAATTCAACATGATTATTGTGGGAACATTCTGAGAAGCAAGAATAGATTGCGATGAAAGAACAGCCAAAGACTTGAGCTGAACCTCTAGTCACAGTGGATTATGAAATCTCCAGGGAATGTCATAGATCGAAGTCCTCAATTACAAATAGTGAGGAATACAAGACAATGTTTAGACTATGTAGAGATTCACCTTGGCTCTTACTGGTTGGAAGTGAAGTGAAGGGAACGGAacttataaattaaaataacaatttcTCTAATCATTAGAAGAAATGATTGTGTAACAAACTCAAAAACTTACAAAATATACTAACTagatttttcttaattttacaATCAAATTATTTGAATTTGAACAGGAAAATAAGAAATCCACTTTGGAAAGTTTTATTGCCATTTATGGTgattttaagttaattaaatattatGATTACATAAGTTTCACTTTTCCTTTCTGAATTTATTTCATTTCCCTTCATAGCAACTTCTGGAGGAGGCTAGAGAAGGGCATTTCACTTGGGCCCTGCTTTATGGAGGAGGCTAGCAAAAGGGCATTTCACAGAGGTCCTGCCGACCTCTCACAACGGGTTGGCAAGTTCACAATTGGTATGCCTGAGTTTAGTATGGAAGAGTACAAGGATCCATATGGTCTCATGCAATGCTGGCTGAGGAATTGTATTGCTTCCATATCTAATTTTCTGGTGACAGGAATCTACCTTCGAGATCCTTTGAAGAGCTACTGTTAAGGACTTGAGGTGTGTATTATAACCTCGTTTCTTGTTGGCGATGCTCAAGTTTTGGGATACTTGATTCTTTTGTAGTTCATTCCTACTGAAATTCCTTTCcataattttttctttcctttaatAAAATTATCATATAATTTATCATCATAAGCATACGATGCATAATGACTACTCAACACCAAAGATAACAACAGTGAGTAAAAAAAGCACCTATAAATGGAAAACTAGTCATAGGGAACAATGAAATGACATACATCACGAGATTTTGACATCAATACCTTCTGGAAACACCTGCAAAGCAATGCACCA
The sequence above is a segment of the Telopea speciosissima isolate NSW1024214 ecotype Mountain lineage chromosome 7, Tspe_v1, whole genome shotgun sequence genome. Coding sequences within it:
- the LOC122667589 gene encoding dual specificity protein phosphatase 12-like, with the translated sequence MPYLVRDGLFIGNIGDAAEILQNGSTEITHILSLLSSASISFFTEWRSSISIPTKEIRKVFNGGSGSGSGSEDDAGDSSKRALGPDKLLYSLEYAGKDLKMVRMAVPLRDMESENLLDYLDVCLDYIDESRKEGSVLVHCFAGVSRSAAIITAYLMKTEQLSQEDALESLRQSCEFVCPNDGFLEQLKMFEEMGFNVDPASPIYKRFRLKVLGDLYNRGEKIDSSKFGPDPGVPSSEVVSSEVVESPNGEAKSTPAYRCKKCRRVVALEDNVVSHIPGEGETSFEWKKRKSGNPFNKFDEHECSSVFVEPLRWMTTVEEGGMEGKLSCAHCESRLGYFNWSGIQCSCGSWITPAFQIHKSRVDISTV